The Pseudomonas solani genome segment GTGCCGGCCACCTGGCTGCTGATCTGCACCACCACCGCGGGCCTGATCAAGCTGCTCGACCCGAACCCGGCGGTGGGCTTCCTGGCCCTGGCCAAGAAGTACAGCGACGCCGCCGACGCCGGCCAGATCCTGGCCCCGGCCAAGGACATGGCGCAGATGCAGCACGTGATCTTCAACGCCTACACCAACTCGACCCTGACCGTGCTCTTCCTCTTCGTGGTCCTCAGCATCCTGTTCTATGCCATCAAGGTGGGACGCAGTGCCTGGGCCAAGCCGGAGCGCACCGACAAGGAATCGCCCTTCCAGCCGATCCCGGATGCCTGAGGAGTGAACGCGCATGTTCAATGACCTGAGCCGCATGGGTAAGTACCTGGGGCAGGCCGCGCGCATGCTGGTCGGCATGCCCGACTACGACAACTACGTCGAGCACATGCGGGGCAAGCACCCGGACAAGCCGGTGATGAGCTACGAGGAGTTCTTCCGCGAGCGCCAGGAAGCGCGTTACGGAGGCGGCAAAGGACGACCCATCCGCTGCTGTTAAACGTGCTTCGCCAGGCTGCTGCGCTCGCGACGCCTGGCGAGACAGGTTGACAGTTACCCACGCGCCACGACTCGTCGTGGCGCGTGTCTTTTGGAGACCACGATGTACCCGACACCCATCCCCGTCACCGTGCTCAGCGGCTTTCTCGGCGCCGGCAAGACCACGCTGCTCAAGCACATCCTCAAGGCCGAGCACGGCCTGAAGATCGCGGTGATCGAAAACGAATTCAGCGAGACGCCCATCGACGGCCAACTGCTCGGCAGCGAGCCGGTGCAGGTGATGACCCTGGCCAACGGCTGCGTCTGCTGCTCCATCCACGTCGAGCTGGAGAAGGCCCTGTACCTGTTGCTGGAGCGCCTGGACGCCGGCGAGCTGGCCTTCGACCGGCTGGTGATCGAGTGCACCGGCCTGGCCGACCCGGCACCCGTGGCGCAGACCTTCTTCGCCGACGAGGAGCTCTGCGAGCGCTACGTGCTGGACGGCATCATCACCCTGGTGGACGCCGCCAACGCCGAGCGCCACCTGGCCGAGACCATCGCCCAGGCCCAGGTCGGTTTCGCCGATCGCATCCTGGTGAGCAAGCGCGACCTGGTGGACGACGCTCACTTCGAGGCCCTCAGCCAGCGGCTGTCGCGGATCAACCGCCGTGCGCCGATCCGTGTGGTCGACCACGGCCGCATCGACTTGGCCGAGCTGCTCGACGTGCGCGGCTTCAACCTCAACGCCGACATCGGCTCCGGCCTGAGCCTGCGCCCGCTGACCCCGGCCGGCTCCACCGACCGAATTTCCACCCTGGTGCTGAAGAGCGACAAGGCGCTGGACCTCGACAAGCTCAGCACCTTCATGGAAGGCCTGCTGGAAGAGCACGGCAATGCACTGCTGCGCTACAAGGGCGTGCTGGATATCGCCGGCGAGGACCGGCGCATGGTGTTCCAGGGGGTGCTGCGCCTCTACGGCTTCGACTGGGACAGCGAGTGGGCGGAGGGCGAGTCGCGCGAGAGCGTGATCGTGTTCATTGGCGATGGCTTGCCGGAGGAGCGCATCCGCGCCGGTTTCGCCGAGGTGCAGGCCTGAAAGGGTGACTCGCAGGGTTGGAATGCAGATGAAAAGTAAATAGAATCACTCGCATTTGATTCCATTTACCCCTCCGGCGTGCCACCCATGAACGATGCAGTCGCGGCACCCGAACCCTGTCTCAATACCCTCTACCGCGAACACCGCAGCTGGCTGGAAAGCTGGCTGCGGCGGCGCCTGGGCAACGCCTGGGATGCTGCGGACCTGACCCAGGACACCTTCGTCCGCGTGCTCGCCGCCCACCAGGACAAACCGCTGCCGCGCCTGCAGGAGCCACGGGCCTACCTGCTCACCGTCGGCAAGCGCCTGCTGATCAACCACCACCAGCGCCGCAGCCTGGAACGCGCCTACCTGGACGCCCTGGCCAGCCTGCCGGAGGCGCAAGCGCCTTCGCCCGAACAGCGCTGGCTGCTGCTGGAAACCCTGCAGGCGCTGGACGAACTGCTCGACGGCCTGCCGCTGGCGGTGCGCCGCGCCTTCCTCTGGTCGCAGCTCGAAGGCCTCGACTACGCCAGCATCGCCCTGCGCCTGGAGGTATCCGAACGCACGGTAAAGCGCTACATGGCCAAGGCCTACGAGCACTGCCTGCTGGTGGACCTGTGAGTGCCCAACCCTCGGCCCAGGCGCGCCAGGTGGCGCGGGAAGCGGCGCACTGGCTGACGCTGCTGGAGTCCGGCGGCGCCCGCGAGGCCGACCATGCCGAATTGCAACGCTGGCGGGCCCGCAGCGGCGACCACGAACAGGCCTGGCAGAAGGCCCAGGCGTTGCGCCAGCGCTTCGCCCAATTACCCGGCGCCCTGGCGTTGGCCAGCCTCGACCGCCCGGACCTGGGGCGGCGCACCACTCTCAAGCGCATGCTCGCTCTCGGCGCCCTGGCACCCGCCGGCTGGCTCGCCTGGCGGCAGATGCCCATCGCCAACTGGAGCGCCGACCTGCGCACCGCCACCGGCGAGCGTCGTTCGCTGGAGCTGCCCGACGGCACGCGCCTGCAGCTCAACACCGCCAGCGCGGTGAACCTGGATTTCACCGACGGTCGCCACCAACTCGCCCTGGTCGACGGCGAAATCGCCCTGGACGGCGCCAGCGAGTTGCAGGTGCAGACCCGCGATGGTCGCCTGCAGGCCTCGGGCGCGCGCTTCTGCGTGCGCCAGTTCGACCACGGCTGCCTGGTGTCGGTGGCGCGCGGCACGGTGCGGCTGGAGCCTGTCCAGGGCATGCCGGTCACCCTGCAGGCGGGCCAGCGTGCCGGCCTGGGCGCTTCCGCTGTGGGCCGGGTGGAAGCCTTCGATACCCGCCAGCCCGACTGGCAGCAGGGTGTGCTGATCGTCGAGAACCGTGGCCTGGGTGCAGTGCTGCGCGAGCTGGATCGCTACCGACCCGGCGTGCTGCGCTGGGACCCGGCGCTGGAAACCCTCGCCGTGACCGGCACCTTCCGCCTGGAAGACACCGACAAGGCCCTGGCCCTGCTGGCCGCCAGCCTGCCCATCGAGCTGCACTACCGCACCCGCTACTGGGTGTCGCTGGTGCCACGGCAATCGCCTGCATGAGGGCTGTCCCTTTTTTTCGGCTCGCCTGTCATCACTGGCAATAGAACGAAAAAGAGAGCCTTTCGATGTCTGCAGTCCTTTCCTTCCGTCCCTGCGCGATGCCTCTGCTTCTGGCCCTGGGCTGTGCCGGCCTGTCTGCCGCCAGCTGGGCCGACGACGGTGCGCGCCGCAGCTACCAGATCCCCGCCGGCAGCCTCGGCGCAGCGCTGACCCGTTTCGCCGGCGAGGCGGGCGTCAGCCTGTCCGTCGACCCGTCCCTGGTCTCCGGGCGCAGCAGTGCCGGCTTGAACGGCGACTTCGCCGTGGAGGAGGGCTTCGCCCGTCTGCTCCAGGGCTCCGGCTTGATGCTGCAGCCGGCCGGCGAGGGCAGCTACACCCTGCTGCCGGTGCCCGACCAGGGCGGCAACGTGCAGCAACTGCAGCCGATCGCCATCACCGGGCAGGGCAGCGGCGCCAGCGCCGATCACTACGCCGGCGGCCAGGTTTCCCGTCGCGGCGGGCTGGGCATGCTGGGCGAGCGGGATTTCATGGAGACGCCCTTCAACCTCACCTCCTACACCAGCGAGGCGGTAAAGAACCAGCAGGCCCGCACCCTCGCCGACGTGGTCGCCAGCGACCCCTCGGTGCGCAGCACCAACCCCTCCGCCGGGCGCTTCGAGCAGTTCTCCATCCGGGGCTACAGCCTGTACAACAGTGACGTTGCCTATGGCGGCCTCTACGGCGTATTGCCCACCTATTCCATCGACATGGAGATGGTCGAGCGGGTCGACATCCTCAAGGGCCCGGGCGCGCTGCTCGGCGGCCTGGCACCCAACGGCAGCGTCGGCGGCAGCGTGAATATCGAACCCAAGCGCGCGGGTGACGAACCGACCACCGAGTTCACCGCCCTGCACGCGTCTTCCGGCCAGTTGGGCGGGCACGTGGACATCGGCCGGCGCTTCGGCGACGACCAGCGCTTCGGCCTGCGCTTCAACGGCGTGAAGCAATCCGGCGACACCGAGTGGGACCACCAGAGCCTGGAGCGTGATTCCGCCGTGCTGGGGCTGGACCTGCGCGCCGAGCGGGTGCGCCTGTCCCTCGACCTGGGCCGCCAGGAGCGCGATGTCGACGGACCCATGGAACGGGTCGGCCTCAACGCCGGGGTCAAGGTGCCGGACGCCGAAGACATCCACCACAACTTCGCCCAGCCCTGGACCTACTCCCGGGCCAAGGACACCTTCGGCGCCCTGCGGGGCGAATACGATTTGAGCGAGTCGCTGATGCTCTACGCCGCCGCCGGTGCGCGCCGGGGCGACTACGACTTCCTCCGCCATGCGGTGCAGCTGACCAATGACGCCGGGCGCTTCGTGGTCAGCCCGCGGGCCTTCCAGCGTGAGGAGGAGGTGCGCACCGCCACGGTGGGCCTGCGCAACTGGTTCTCCACGGGCTCGGTGGGGCACACCCTCAACCTCAGCCTCAACCGTTTCGACATGACCTTCGACAACAGCGGCGCGCGCTACGCCAATGGCGTGAGCAACCTGTTCGACCCGGTGACCCTGCCGGTGCCGCTCACGCCCACGGCCGCCGACAACCCGACCCACACCGAGAGCGTGCTCTCCAGCCTGGCGCTGGCCGACACCCTGAGCTTCGCCGACGACCAGGTGCTGCTGACCCTGGGCGCGCGTCTGCAGCGGGTTGAAGTGGACAGCTCCGAGCCGGGCGAGCCCGACCAGCGTTATGACGAAAGCGCCACCTCGCCGGCCTTGGGCGTGGTCTGGCGCACCACCGAGGCACTGTCGCTCTACGCCAACTACATGGAAGGCCTGACCCAGGGCCAGACCGCCCCGGAGACGGCCAACAACGCCGGCCAGGTATTCGCGCCCTACCGCAGCAAGCAGGTGGAGGCAGGCATCAAGTACGACATGGGCAGCCTCGTCACCACCCTCAGCCTGTTCCGCATCGAGAAGCCCGCCTACTACACCGAGAACGGCTACCTGCGCCCCGATGGCGAGCAACGCAACCAGGGCCTGGAGCTGAACCTATTCGGCGAACCGCTGGAAGGCGTGCGCGTACTGGGCGGCGCCATGCTGCTGGACGCCGAACTGACCCGCACCGCCAATGGCACCAACGACGGCAACCGCGCCATCGGCGCGCCCATCCTCAATGCCAACCTCGGCCTGGAATGGGACCTGCCCCAGGTGCAGGGGCTGACCCTCACCGCGCGGGCCATCCACACCGGCGCCCAGTACCTGGACCAGGCCAACACCCAGAAGGCCGACGCCTGGCAGCGCTACGACCTGGGCGCGCGCTACGCCTTCGCCGTGGGCGAGACGGACGTGACCCTGCGTGCCAGCGTGGAGAACGTCATGGACAAGGCCTACTGGGCCTCCGCCAACGTCCCCGACGGCACCGCCACCGGCCTCACCCTCTCCACCCCACGCACCTGGCTGGTGTCGGCGACCCTGGGGTTCTGATGGCCGCCTTCCCGGGCTGAAGCCCGGGCTACGGCCGGTATTCTTAGAGCGTAGGGTGGGCTTCAGCCCACCATCGGAGCTGCCGGCAACCCCCCTGGTGGATGGAAAAAGCGCCATCCACCCTACACCCCGACGTACCCCGTGCCGGTAGGGGCGAACTCATTCGCCAAGGGCCGCCGGCACGTTGTGTCCGGCAAGTGTAGGGTGGACCACGCTTCACCGGTCCACCGCAGCGGAGCCCGGTTCAACACCGGTGGTGGATGAAAAGAGCGCCATCCACCCCCGAGATACCCCGTGCCTGTAGGGGGGAACTCATTCGCCAAGGGCCACGCAGCGCTCCCACGGCCTGTGCGACAGGCATAAAAAAGCCCGGCATGAGCCGGGCTTTTTCGTCAGCGCTGACGCTTAGTTGCCGTAGACCGGCAGCTTGGCGCAGATGGCCTTGACCTGTTCGCGAACGCGGTCGACCACGGACTCGTCGCCCATGTTCTCGAGGATGTCGCAGATCCAGGTGGCCAGCTCGCGGCACTCGACTTCCTTGAAGCCACGGGTGGTGACGGCCGGGGTGCCGATGCGCAGGCCGGAGGTGACGAAGGGCGAGCGCGGGTCGTTGGGTACCGAGTTCTTGTTCACGGTGATGAAGGCGCGACCCAGGGCGGCGTCGGCGTCCTTACCGGTGATGTCCTGCTTGATCAGGGACAGCAGGAACAGGTGGTTCTGGGTACCGCCGGAGACCACGTCGAAGCCGCGGTCGATGAACACCTGGGCCATGGCCTGGGCGTTTTTCACCACTTGCTGCTGGTAGGTCTTGAACTCGGGCTGCAGGGCTTCCTTGAAGCACACGGCCTTGGCGGCGATGACGTGCTCCAGCGGGCCACCCTGGGCGCCGGGGAAGACGGCGGAGTTCAGCTTCTTCTCGATCTCTTCGTTCTTGCGAGCGAGGATCAGGCCGCCGCGCGGGCCGCGCAGGGTCTTGTGGGTGGTGGTGGTGACCACGTCGGCGAAGGGCACCGGGTTCGGGTACACGCCAGCGGCGACCAGGCCGGCCACGTGGGCCATATCGACGAACAGGTAGGCACCTACCTTGTCGGCGATGGCGCGGAAGCGCGGGAAGTCGAGGATCTGCGAATAGGCGGAGAAGCCTGCGACGATCATCTTCGGCTTGTGCTCGACGGCCAGGCGCTCGACTTCGTCGTAGTCGATCAGGCCGGCGTCGGTGATGCCGTACTGCACGGCGTTGTACAGCTTGCCGGAGGAGGAGACGGAAGCACCGTGGGTCAGGTGACCGCCGTGGGCCAGGCTCATGCCGAGGATGGTGTCACCGGCCGACAGCAGGGCCAGGTAGACAGCGGCGTTGGCCTGGGAACCGGCGTGGGGCTGGACGTTGGCGTAGTCGGCACCGAACAGTTCCTTGGCACGGTCGATGGCCAGTTGCTCGACAACGTCGACGTACTCGCAACCGCCGTAGTAGCGCTTGCCCGGGTAACCCTCGGCGTACTTGTTGGTCAGTACCGAACCCTGGGCTTCCATCACCGCCGGGCTGGTGTAGTTCTCGGAGGCGATGAGTTCGATGTGCTCTTCCTGGCGCTGGGCTTCCTGCTCCATCGCGGCGAAGAGGTCTGCATCGTAGCGGGCGAGGGTCAAATCACGGCTGAACATGGCGGTCCTCTCAGGGATCGGTACGTGGAAAGGCGCGCATTCTAACTCATAGGTCGTTGGCTGACACATGAAGGTCGGTCATACGACAGACAAGTGGCATTCACGCGGAATCACTGTCGTCTTCCTGCAATTGGGCGAGCTTCTGGCGCAGGGTCTCGCGCTCATGGTCGAACAGCAGCGGCAGCTGCTGCCAGCTCTCGTAGAGCGGCTCCAGCCAGCAGCAGTAGCCGTCGTCGGGGCGCTGGCTTTCCAGCTGTTCGAAGCAGGTGTGGATGTCCAGCGCGTGGGCCGGCTGGTCGTGGGCGATGGCCGCCATCACGCGGATGGCCGCCACCGTGGTCCAGTCACTGGGCCCGAACAGGGCGCAGAGCAGCAGTTCGCGGCGCCGCGAACCTTCCCAGCCGCTGTCGAGATGGGCCAGTACCTGGGCGGCGGCGCTTTGCACACGGGTGAGCCAGAGCAGCGCGGGAATCGAGCGGTCGGGCACCGCCGGCGGGTGCACCAGGGTCGCCAGTACCTGCAGCGGCTCGTCACCTGTGAGGCCGGTGGCCACATGGCTGGCCTGGGCCCAGTTGGCGCGGGCATAGGGCTTGGCGGCGAGCGCGGCGATCAGCGCGCTGACCTTTTCCCCCGGCGGCGGCATGGCCGGCTGCGCCTGGTCGCCCTCGTAGCGCCAGAGCAGGTGGGCGACCGGGCCCAGAGGCTGGCGCGGGTCGGGCTGGGCGATCGATTCGGCGGTTACCTCCACCTTGCAACCGGCCAGGCCATGGGCGGCGAGTTCCAGGGTGATGGCGAGGACGTTGCTCGGCGCCTCCAGGGAGCTGGTGCGCAGGGTGATGCTGTCGCCGGGCGAGCCGTTGTAGCTGCCATCGAGCAGGCTGTCGCGGATCTTGCGCAGGACGTTGGCGCTGGCGTCGTTGGGTTGGGGCGGGGCGCCGCTGGCGAGGAACCACAGCTGGTAGGCGCGCTCGTTATCGGCCTTGGCGGCGTCGATCACCCGCTGCAGCAGGGCGTCGTCGCCCGTGGCGCGCCACTGGCAGTAGTCCCGCGAGGGGGCGGCCCAGGCATGTTCCGGGTGCAGCGCCAGGGCCTGGTCGTACCAGTTGATGGCCTGGGCCCAGCCCTGGTTCTCCAGCCAGGTGTCGCCGGCCTCCAGGTAGGTGCTGAGTTCTTCCGGTTGCTGCTGCATGGCCTGGCTGAAGGCCAGGTCGGCCTCCGCCGGGCGGCCCTGCTGGCGCAGCACCAGGCCCCGTGCGGTCGCCTGGTGCCAGTCCTGTTGCTGCACCGGGCCGGCCAGTTCCAGGGCCTGGTCGAACAGGGCGGCGCGGCGCAGCAGGCCGATGTGCAGCATGGCCCATTGGGCGACGAAATCGTCCGAAGGCCGGATGCGACTGGCCAGTGCGGCCCAGCGGCGGGTGTTGGCGAGGTCGTGGGCGGTGGCTTCGCGGGCTTCCGGGGTGCGCTGGATGACGCGGCCGTAGACGCGCATCTGCAGGTCGGCATCCAGCTGCTCCAGGGCGCCGGCCGGCTCCAGCCAGTCGAGGGCCCAGGCGTCGAGGTAGTCGCTTTCGGGGGCGGCGTCGATGACGTGCAGGAGCAGGTCCATCGCGTCGGCGACCCGCCCTTCGCGGGCCATGATCCAGCAACGCAGGGCCTCGGTGGCGGCGTAGCGCTGATCGCTCGGCGGCAGCAGCACGGCTTCAGCCGGGGTGCCGGCGCGTTGCAAGTAGCGATCGGCCAGGGCCAGCCATTCGGGGTTGCCCGGGGCGAACTTCAGCAGCTCGGCCAGGTGCTCGGCGCCATGGGCGAGGTTGCCCTGCTCCAGCTCGGCCTCGGTGATGAAACGCTCGAACTCGGCGGTGCCCTGGCGCAGCTCGATGCTGGTTTGTTCGGGGGCGGCCTGCGCGTCGGCGGTCGGGGCAGCTGGGGTGGTCTGGCGGGTATCGGCGTTGCGGGTAAAGCGTTTCCACCAGGACATGGCGGGCTCCTTGTCTCGTCGTCGCCGGTCAATGGCGGGCTGGTCGGGCGGGGCGCTGGGCCGTGATGGCGCGATCTTACGGCAAGGCCCCCGGTGCGGGCCTGTCGGGGATCACGAAACCGGTTTCGCGGCGATTGTGGAGCGGTGTTCGGCATGACCTCGAATGGTGGACCGGTGAAGCGTGGTCCACCATTCGCTCGAGCCGGTGCCGGGCTTTCCCGGGCTGAAGCCCGGGCTACGTTCGGAGTGCGAAAAAATAAGCCCGGGGTTTGACAGCTTCCGCCGATCCCCAGGCTCTTCCAGCTTCCAGCTTCCAGCTTCCAGCTTCCAGCTTCCAGCTTCCAGCTTCCAGCTTCCAGCTTCCAGCTTCCAGCTCGCTGTCAGCGCTCAGGCAGCAACAAGAAATCGGTCACCACGGCTACCAGCCGGCCGTCGGCGTCGTAGCCGAAGTAGCTGGGGTAGGCGCCGTCGCCGTAGCCGCTGGAGAAGAACGCCACGTTGCCGGCGTCGGTCGGCAGCAGGTACCAGCTGCGGGTGTGCTGGTAGGTCTTGTCCAGTTCGGCGAACAGGCGCTCGTCGAAGGCCTCGCCCTCCTGGTCTCGGCGGGCTTCGTAGCTGCGCAGGGCGGCGGCGTCCATGAAGCCGCCGGTGCCGCTGTCCACCCCGTAGCCGAAGAACTCGTCCGGGCCCAGGGTGTTCGGGTCCTGGCCTTTCACCAGGGCCATCTCCCAGCGGGTCGCCGGGCCGGGGGCGAAGACGATGCGGGCGAAGGCCACGCGTTCGTCATCGCCGATTCGCGCGATGGCCAGCTGCAACGGATAGCGGCCCTTGGGCACGGCCTGGGTGAAGGGGCCGTCGCAACTCACCAGCGGGTCGCAGGCCACCAGTTGCCCGGTGGGCAGCTCCAGCTCGCCGATGGCCTGTGTATGGAGGCGGTAGTCCTGGCCCTCCACCTGCACCTGGTAGCCCTCGCTGAAGGCGGCATCGAAGAGCGGGTGGTCCATCGGGGCGGCGGCCTCGGCGTGGAGCGCGGGCAGGGCCAGCAGCAGGGCAAGCCTGGCGAAGTGTCGGTTCATGGTCGGTGGTTCTCCCTCTGTGCAGCAGCGGTGGAGAAGATCCCACGCCCTGGCGCCCGCGTGTGCGGACGGGTGCGCAGAATACCTGCGGCGCAGCCAGGCGAGTGCGTCCTGCTCGACGGGCTTGCCGCTTCGACCGCTCAAGCGCGGTAATCTACGCGGCGTTTCGGCCTGGCATTCCCGGGCCCCGTCTATGCCGCCTCGGGCGTGCCTTATTGCACAAGGATCGAAGATGGAACCGGTATTCGTTACGCAGCGCCTGGCTGCACTGTTTGAGTCCCATGGCGTCGAGTTCGTCGTGCACGACGATTGGGTCGCTCCCGGTGGTCGGCTGCCGGCCATCCGTGCCAACTGGTACCCCGGCGAGCAGACCGGGCGGCTGAACGTGGATGTGCTGCTGGAAGACGACAACCGCCAGTTCCAGGAAGCCTTCGTCGGCCTGGGCGAGGGCGAGTCGGGTCTGCAGGACGCCTGGCGGAACTTCTGCCGCAACAGCTTCCACGTGTTGCTCTCGGCGTTGTGGGGCCATGTCGACGAGGAGCAGGTGATGGTGGAGACCTGGCAGGTGGGCGAGCAGCGCTTCGAGGCGCACCTGGGCAACCTCGGCCTGCGGGGCGCCGATGGCAAGGTGCCGGAGCTGCCCGCCGAGCTGTTCCCCAGCATCGAGGCGCAGATCCGCGCCCAGCCGCTGGACGCGCGCATCCACTGGTTCCGCCACTTCTTCTGCGCCTTCAGCAACCAGCGCACGGTAGAGGCGCTGTTCGACAACGACGCCTGGCAGGCCGGCATGGACAGCCTCTCGCGCCTCGGCTGGCAGGATTCGCAGGCGTACTACAGCGTGCGGCACTTCCTGGTGGTCAAGCCGGTTTCGGATTGATGCCGCATGCTTGGAGTCGCGCTGTAAAACAAAAGCCCCGCATCTAGCGGGGCTTTTGTTTGAGGTGACGTATCAACGGTTGTTGTAGCCGTCTTCGCTCGGGTCGTAGGTGATCTGGTAGACGTTGAAGTTGGCGCCGCCCGCACCCACGCCGGTGTAGGTGAGACGGCCCTGGCCCTTGTACAGCTCTTCCATGCGCATGGCGTCGCTGCCGAAGTAGAAGGGGATGAACATCTTGCCGGTCATGTTGTTGTAGCTGTCGGTGGGTTGGCCGATCAGGTCATGCACCTGTTTCATG includes the following:
- a CDS encoding YbdD/YjiX family protein — its product is MFNDLSRMGKYLGQAARMLVGMPDYDNYVEHMRGKHPDKPVMSYEEFFRERQEARYGGGKGRPIRCC
- the yjiA gene encoding GTPase → MYPTPIPVTVLSGFLGAGKTTLLKHILKAEHGLKIAVIENEFSETPIDGQLLGSEPVQVMTLANGCVCCSIHVELEKALYLLLERLDAGELAFDRLVIECTGLADPAPVAQTFFADEELCERYVLDGIITLVDAANAERHLAETIAQAQVGFADRILVSKRDLVDDAHFEALSQRLSRINRRAPIRVVDHGRIDLAELLDVRGFNLNADIGSGLSLRPLTPAGSTDRISTLVLKSDKALDLDKLSTFMEGLLEEHGNALLRYKGVLDIAGEDRRMVFQGVLRLYGFDWDSEWAEGESRESVIVFIGDGLPEERIRAGFAEVQA
- a CDS encoding sigma-70 family RNA polymerase sigma factor codes for the protein MNDAVAAPEPCLNTLYREHRSWLESWLRRRLGNAWDAADLTQDTFVRVLAAHQDKPLPRLQEPRAYLLTVGKRLLINHHQRRSLERAYLDALASLPEAQAPSPEQRWLLLETLQALDELLDGLPLAVRRAFLWSQLEGLDYASIALRLEVSERTVKRYMAKAYEHCLLVDL
- a CDS encoding FecR domain-containing protein — translated: MSAQPSAQARQVAREAAHWLTLLESGGAREADHAELQRWRARSGDHEQAWQKAQALRQRFAQLPGALALASLDRPDLGRRTTLKRMLALGALAPAGWLAWRQMPIANWSADLRTATGERRSLELPDGTRLQLNTASAVNLDFTDGRHQLALVDGEIALDGASELQVQTRDGRLQASGARFCVRQFDHGCLVSVARGTVRLEPVQGMPVTLQAGQRAGLGASAVGRVEAFDTRQPDWQQGVLIVENRGLGAVLRELDRYRPGVLRWDPALETLAVTGTFRLEDTDKALALLAASLPIELHYRTRYWVSLVPRQSPA
- a CDS encoding TonB-dependent receptor, whose product is MSAVLSFRPCAMPLLLALGCAGLSAASWADDGARRSYQIPAGSLGAALTRFAGEAGVSLSVDPSLVSGRSSAGLNGDFAVEEGFARLLQGSGLMLQPAGEGSYTLLPVPDQGGNVQQLQPIAITGQGSGASADHYAGGQVSRRGGLGMLGERDFMETPFNLTSYTSEAVKNQQARTLADVVASDPSVRSTNPSAGRFEQFSIRGYSLYNSDVAYGGLYGVLPTYSIDMEMVERVDILKGPGALLGGLAPNGSVGGSVNIEPKRAGDEPTTEFTALHASSGQLGGHVDIGRRFGDDQRFGLRFNGVKQSGDTEWDHQSLERDSAVLGLDLRAERVRLSLDLGRQERDVDGPMERVGLNAGVKVPDAEDIHHNFAQPWTYSRAKDTFGALRGEYDLSESLMLYAAAGARRGDYDFLRHAVQLTNDAGRFVVSPRAFQREEEVRTATVGLRNWFSTGSVGHTLNLSLNRFDMTFDNSGARYANGVSNLFDPVTLPVPLTPTAADNPTHTESVLSSLALADTLSFADDQVLLTLGARLQRVEVDSSEPGEPDQRYDESATSPALGVVWRTTEALSLYANYMEGLTQGQTAPETANNAGQVFAPYRSKQVEAGIKYDMGSLVTTLSLFRIEKPAYYTENGYLRPDGEQRNQGLELNLFGEPLEGVRVLGGAMLLDAELTRTANGTNDGNRAIGAPILNANLGLEWDLPQVQGLTLTARAIHTGAQYLDQANTQKADAWQRYDLGARYAFAVGETDVTLRASVENVMDKAYWASANVPDGTATGLTLSTPRTWLVSATLGF
- the glyA gene encoding serine hydroxymethyltransferase, which translates into the protein MFSRDLTLARYDADLFAAMEQEAQRQEEHIELIASENYTSPAVMEAQGSVLTNKYAEGYPGKRYYGGCEYVDVVEQLAIDRAKELFGADYANVQPHAGSQANAAVYLALLSAGDTILGMSLAHGGHLTHGASVSSSGKLYNAVQYGITDAGLIDYDEVERLAVEHKPKMIVAGFSAYSQILDFPRFRAIADKVGAYLFVDMAHVAGLVAAGVYPNPVPFADVVTTTTHKTLRGPRGGLILARKNEEIEKKLNSAVFPGAQGGPLEHVIAAKAVCFKEALQPEFKTYQQQVVKNAQAMAQVFIDRGFDVVSGGTQNHLFLLSLIKQDITGKDADAALGRAFITVNKNSVPNDPRSPFVTSGLRIGTPAVTTRGFKEVECRELATWICDILENMGDESVVDRVREQVKAICAKLPVYGN
- a CDS encoding DUF4241 domain-containing protein; its protein translation is MNRHFARLALLLALPALHAEAAAPMDHPLFDAAFSEGYQVQVEGQDYRLHTQAIGELELPTGQLVACDPLVSCDGPFTQAVPKGRYPLQLAIARIGDDERVAFARIVFAPGPATRWEMALVKGQDPNTLGPDEFFGYGVDSGTGGFMDAAALRSYEARRDQEGEAFDERLFAELDKTYQHTRSWYLLPTDAGNVAFFSSGYGDGAYPSYFGYDADGRLVAVVTDFLLLPER
- a CDS encoding DUF6348 family protein, with the translated sequence MEPVFVTQRLAALFESHGVEFVVHDDWVAPGGRLPAIRANWYPGEQTGRLNVDVLLEDDNRQFQEAFVGLGEGESGLQDAWRNFCRNSFHVLLSALWGHVDEEQVMVETWQVGEQRFEAHLGNLGLRGADGKVPELPAELFPSIEAQIRAQPLDARIHWFRHFFCAFSNQRTVEALFDNDAWQAGMDSLSRLGWQDSQAYYSVRHFLVVKPVSD